The genome window CGCAGCCGATCAGCCCGAAGCGGCTGCGGTTCTTCTCCCAGCGGATCAGCGTGCGGTAGCCCACCTCCGCGAGGCCGAGTAGCTTTGCTTCCTCACGGTTCAGGGCTTTGAGTTCGGCGACCTTCGCCATCCGCCGTTCGGTCAGCGTGGTCGTCTCCGGGTCGTACTCGGGCTTCGGTTCCCCCGGCCCCGGCCGCAGTGGATCGCCGCTGCGGAACCCCGTCTTCACTTCCAGCAGATGGGCCACGCGCAGCTCGGCCAGCCGACGCCTGTCCGGCTTCAAGTCCCCCACCGAAGCGGGCTGCCGACCACGGCCCGCCCCCGAGCCCGACGTCCGGGACGAAGGACGGCAGTGCTGGTGATTGGCCAGGAATCGGAACGTCAAGCGCTGCCTTGAACCGTCGGGTCCCACCAACTGAACCCGCCCGAGATGCGGTTCACGCCGTTCGACGATCCATTCGACGTCGTCGAGCACAACCCCGGCACCCACGGACAGGTCCAGCACGCGAGCGGTACTCACGACGACTCCGATCCGAGGACAACTGTGGAACGGTCCCCGAGAGGCCGGCCCAGATCGATGCCGACGCGGCGGTGCCACAGCAGGTGCAACAGATGGGCCCGTGCGACCGGCTCGAACGCGCTTCCCGCCGCGATCTCCCCGAAGGTCATGGCCGCACCGGCTCCGGCGAGCAGGCCCGGCCTGACACCCAGCGGGTCCGTGAGCGGCCGACGCCTGGCCGACATCGCATCCACCACCATTAGCACGCACGGCTTCCACCGCGCAGCCACCGTGTAGTGCCAGCCGCAGGCCAACGCGGCCTCGGCCGCCGCTGCGAAGGACTCCCGGTCCTCGTCACCGATCAGGTCAGCGGGGCGGACGTCGATCAACCAGATGCCCAGGCGGCTGACCATAAGGAAGTCGGGGGTGTGCCTGCGCCATCCGTCGACGGTACGGAACTTCAGCCGAAGTGGCTGCGAGAGGACCTCGACCACGTGGCCGGCGAAATCCAGGACCAGCAGCAGCCCGGCTTCCTCCAGACTCTCGAAGCCGTGCAGGCGGCCGGTGCTGACCATGTACTCCAG of Streptomyces phaeolivaceus contains these proteins:
- a CDS encoding TnsA-like heteromeric transposase endonuclease subunit, with the protein product MHARTADGAVYGPLWSHSCRWDDLLVPVSLGAGRQTLDLDEGWTRRWTATWRYAGGEVTSAVADLAAAPVTRLGPMRGFTWRRDQRHRPGLEYMVSTGRLHGFESLEEAGLLLVLDFAGHVVEVLSQPLRLKFRTVDGWRRHTPDFLMVSRLGIWLIDVRPADLIGDEDRESFAAAAEAALACGWHYTVAARWKPCVLMVVDAMSARRRPLTDPLGVRPGLLAGAGAAMTFGEIAAGSAFEPVARAHLLHLLWHRRVGIDLGRPLGDRSTVVLGSESS